In Plasmodium chabaudi chabaudi strain AS genome assembly, chromosome: 9, the following proteins share a genomic window:
- a CDS encoding mitochondrial ribosomal protein L37, putative, translated as MLQIYKNDILYSNASIFSLFKRSIFVSKWNLAPKVKPGKKGQDKKATETDSTESTEKVHIFNIYNTVDKDHDILPDDAYPKWLWSLEKPLKSYGELALMFLYGKNVENATAQDYHRFRRLHNKNIIKLNNMRLKKSKRSTVKPIFWDL; from the exons ATGTTacaaatttacaaaaatgatattttatactCAAATGCatccatattttcattatttaaaagatcAATTTTTGTAAGTAAATGGAACTTAGCCCCAAAAGTAAAGCCTGGAAAAAAAGGGCAAGATAAAAAGGCCACTGAAACAGATTCGACTGAAAGTACAGAGAaagtacatatttttaatatttataatactGTTGATAAAGACCATGACATATTACCAGATGATGCATATCCCAAATGGTTATGGAGTCTTGAAAAACCATTGAAAAGTTATGGTGAACTCGCATTGATGTTTTTATATGGAAAG AACGTTGAAAATGCTACGGCACAAGACTACCACCGCTTTCGTAGATTacataacaaaaatataatcaaaTTGAATAACATGAGATTGAAAAAATCCAAGAGATCAACTGTTAAACCTATTTTTTGGGATCTTTGA